The following proteins are co-located in the Barnesiella propionica genome:
- a CDS encoding peroxiredoxin, with the protein MENQVNVMPRIGEKAPSFEAVTTQGKINFPSDYAGKWIILFSHPADFTPVCTSEFMTFGKMAEEFENLNCQLVGLSVDGLYSHIAWLRTIKDKIDYKGMKNVEIKFPLIEDITMNVAKLYGMIQPGESSTSAVRAVFFIDPQGTIRTIMYYPLALGRNFDEIKRVLIGLQTADNFGVALPADWRPGDEVIVPTAGSCGVAKDRMEGKEGEMHCYDWFFCTRKLDKETVESKLGK; encoded by the coding sequence ATGGAAAATCAAGTAAACGTAATGCCGAGGATCGGCGAAAAAGCACCATCTTTTGAAGCAGTAACTACACAAGGTAAAATTAATTTCCCTTCGGATTATGCAGGTAAATGGATCATACTGTTCAGTCACCCGGCAGATTTCACTCCTGTATGTACTTCAGAATTTATGACGTTCGGGAAAATGGCGGAAGAGTTCGAGAACTTGAATTGTCAGCTGGTGGGGTTATCTGTAGACGGACTGTACAGTCATATTGCCTGGCTGCGTACAATCAAAGATAAAATAGATTATAAAGGAATGAAGAATGTGGAGATTAAGTTTCCTTTGATCGAAGATATAACGATGAATGTTGCCAAACTTTACGGAATGATCCAGCCCGGAGAAAGTTCCACATCGGCTGTGCGTGCGGTATTCTTTATCGATCCCCAGGGAACTATCCGCACGATTATGTATTACCCCTTGGCTTTAGGCCGTAATTTCGATGAAATAAAACGGGTGCTTATCGGCCTGCAGACAGCCGATAATTTCGGGGTAGCCCTTCCTGCCGACTGGCGTCCCGGTGATGAAGTGATCGTCCCTACGGCCGGTTCCTGTGGTGTTGCTAAAGACAGGATGGAGGGAAAAGAGGGAGAAATGCATTGTTATGATTGGTTCTTTTGTACACGCAAACTCGATAAAGAGACCGTTGAAAGTAAATTGGGCAAGTAA
- a CDS encoding hydrogen peroxide-inducible genes activator, which translates to MTIQQFEYIVAVNRYRHFVKAAEECRVTQPTLSTMIQKMEDELNVKIFDRNKHPVEPTEMGMRIIRQAETALHEIRRIQEMVHSEKELISGNIRIGIIPTIAPYLIPPFISAFRKDFPAVTLSISEMKTNNIIYNLRSSLLDMAIVSTPIEQPDFLEIPLYYERFVAYYSPDEPQKDIQLNAQNMPLEHLWVLQEGHCFRKQIFNFCDKASTHNMTYEAGSIDTLIKIVDNNGGYTVIPELHLPLLSPEQKKNIREISSPPAVREISIIIRNDYIKERIINAVADTIKKIIPEPMLNEHLKKFSIKL; encoded by the coding sequence ATGACCATACAACAATTTGAATACATCGTGGCAGTAAACCGTTACCGCCATTTTGTAAAAGCCGCAGAAGAATGCCGAGTCACTCAACCGACTTTAAGCACCATGATACAAAAAATGGAGGATGAGCTCAACGTAAAAATATTCGACCGGAATAAACATCCGGTGGAACCTACCGAAATGGGAATGAGAATAATCCGGCAGGCCGAAACTGCTTTACATGAAATCCGCCGGATACAAGAAATGGTACATTCGGAAAAAGAACTTATTTCGGGTAACATACGTATAGGAATCATCCCCACCATAGCCCCCTATCTCATACCGCCTTTTATCTCTGCATTCCGGAAAGACTTCCCTGCTGTAACGCTGTCCATATCGGAAATGAAAACGAACAATATCATTTACAATTTACGGAGTTCTCTATTGGATATGGCTATTGTCTCTACCCCTATAGAGCAACCCGATTTCCTTGAAATTCCGTTATATTACGAACGTTTCGTCGCCTATTACTCTCCCGACGAGCCTCAAAAGGATATCCAGCTAAACGCGCAGAATATGCCCTTGGAGCATCTTTGGGTATTACAGGAAGGACATTGTTTCCGGAAACAGATATTCAACTTCTGTGACAAAGCCTCTACCCATAATATGACTTATGAGGCGGGCAGTATAGATACTTTAATAAAGATAGTGGACAACAACGGCGGGTATACCGTTATTCCCGAACTCCACCTGCCGCTTCTTTCACCGGAACAAAAGAAAAACATCCGGGAAATTTCTTCACCGCCTGCGGTAAGGGAAATTTCCATTATCATACGTAACGACTATATTAAAGAACGTATAATAAACGCCGTTGCCGACACGATCAAAAAGATCATTCCCGAACCGATGCTGAACGAACATTTGAAAAAATTCTCAATCAAATTATAA
- a CDS encoding YbhB/YbcL family Raf kinase inhibitor-like protein, with translation MNGESNFTLTSPDVKGQVRRIQVFNSEECGGGNISPHLIWSDAPKGTKSFALTLYDKDAPTGSGWWHWVVFNIPSSVTELAGNAGDPLSGLMPGGAVQSLNDFGLHGYSGPCPPVGDGIHEYMITLYALRTEHLDLCENSNPAKVGFQINEHLLQKTSLVMYYQR, from the coding sequence ATGAACGGAGAAAGTAATTTTACATTAACAAGTCCGGATGTAAAGGGACAGGTAAGGAGAATCCAGGTGTTTAATAGTGAAGAGTGTGGTGGCGGAAATATTTCACCTCATTTAATCTGGTCGGATGCACCGAAGGGAACAAAGAGTTTTGCTTTGACTCTTTACGATAAAGATGCACCTACGGGTAGCGGATGGTGGCATTGGGTGGTTTTTAATATTCCGTCGTCGGTTACGGAGCTTGCCGGCAATGCGGGTGATCCTTTATCGGGATTGATGCCCGGAGGTGCAGTTCAGAGCCTGAACGATTTCGGCCTTCATGGTTATAGCGGACCTTGTCCTCCCGTGGGGGACGGTATTCATGAATATATGATAACCCTATATGCTTTACGTACAGAACATTTGGACCTGTGTGAAAACAGTAATCCTGCAAAGGTAGGGTTCCAGATTAATGAGCATCTCCTGCAAAAAACTTCCTTGGTGATGTACTACCAACGATAG
- a CDS encoding MFS transporter, with protein MTVEVMTCEKKADGLPMPRRIWAVLAISITLMMSVLDASIANVVLPTFSKDFGTTPSLTIWIMNAYLLALIVSLLSFSSLGDIYGYRRVYLSGVGLFCITSLVCALSDSFWMLVGARALQGLGAAAITGVNAAQLRTIYPAKYLGRGLAINAMVVAVSAVAGPTVAGAVLAIADWHWLFAMNLPMGAAALIMGALFLPKREMRRDRRFDKKAAVANALTFGLLIYSIEGFAHHESPWLLAILLMLLVVVATWYIRDQLHKENPLLPVDLMKIPIFSLSVVTSVCSFTAQMLALISLPFFFQDSLGRNEIETGLLITPWPVAILFAAPAAGYLVERIHAGLLGGIGMFILATGLYLLYALSEAPSNMDIIWRMAVCGVGFGLFQTPNNSTIISSAPPSRSGGASGMLGTARLLGQTLGASLVAILFSYIPHAQSTRVCLLAALFFSVIAGVVSCLRLSRRMPLKRD; from the coding sequence ATGACAGTTGAGGTAATGACGTGTGAGAAAAAGGCTGACGGCCTTCCTATGCCCCGAAGGATATGGGCGGTTCTGGCAATTTCTATTACTCTTATGATGTCGGTTCTTGATGCCAGTATTGCCAACGTGGTTCTTCCTACTTTTTCAAAGGATTTCGGAACGACTCCATCCCTTACGATCTGGATCATGAACGCTTACCTGTTAGCGTTGATTGTTTCTTTACTGTCTTTTTCTTCCTTAGGAGATATTTATGGCTATCGTAGGGTATATCTTTCGGGGGTAGGGCTTTTTTGTATTACTTCTCTCGTTTGTGCTCTTTCCGATTCATTTTGGATGTTGGTAGGAGCCCGGGCTCTTCAAGGATTGGGTGCTGCTGCTATCACGGGAGTGAATGCCGCCCAGTTAAGAACTATTTATCCGGCAAAATATTTAGGACGCGGGCTCGCCATTAATGCTATGGTCGTTGCCGTTTCTGCTGTAGCTGGGCCTACTGTCGCCGGAGCTGTCCTTGCCATTGCCGATTGGCACTGGTTGTTTGCCATGAATTTACCGATGGGTGCCGCGGCTCTTATTATGGGAGCATTGTTCTTGCCGAAACGGGAGATGCGCAGAGACCGTAGATTCGATAAGAAAGCGGCAGTCGCCAATGCTTTGACTTTCGGCTTGCTTATCTATTCGATAGAGGGATTTGCCCATCATGAAAGTCCGTGGTTACTGGCTATTTTATTGATGTTGCTTGTTGTTGTCGCTACGTGGTATATCCGGGATCAGCTTCATAAAGAGAATCCTTTGCTGCCGGTTGATCTTATGAAAATACCTATCTTTTCTTTATCGGTAGTTACCTCTGTTTGTTCGTTTACGGCTCAAATGCTTGCTTTGATATCTCTCCCTTTTTTCTTTCAGGATTCTCTTGGCAGAAATGAAATAGAGACGGGGCTTCTTATTACTCCGTGGCCGGTCGCGATACTTTTTGCTGCTCCGGCCGCCGGTTATCTGGTAGAGCGTATCCACGCAGGACTTTTGGGAGGAATAGGAATGTTTATATTGGCAACAGGCCTGTATTTATTATATGCACTTTCCGAAGCGCCTTCCAATATGGATATAATATGGCGCATGGCAGTATGCGGTGTGGGGTTCGGTTTGTTTCAGACTCCGAACAACAGTACAATTATTTCTTCTGCACCCCCTTCCCGTAGCGGAGGAGCCAGCGGTATGCTGGGTACGGCACGCCTGCTTGGTCAGACATTAGGTGCTTCCCTTGTAGCGATATTGTTCAGTTATATACCTCATGCGCAGAGTACACGGGTTTGTTTACTGGCAGCACTTTTTTTCTCTGTGATAGCAGGAGTCGTTAGCTGCTTGCGACTTTCCCGGCGCATGCCCCTTAAAAGGGATTAA